A section of the Aminiphilus circumscriptus DSM 16581 genome encodes:
- a CDS encoding helix-turn-helix domain-containing protein — protein sequence MSHHHLTRDEREIIVIGLRIGVSPQAIASRIGRSRSVIRREIPRRRRP from the coding sequence ATGAGCCACCACCATCTTACCAGAGACGAGCGCGAGATCATCGTCATCGGCCTGCGAATCGGAGTATCCCCGCAGGCAATCGCTTCCCGGATCGGGCGTTCCAGGAGCGTCATCCGCCGGGAGATTCCGCGCAGGCGGCGCCCGTGA